The following are from one region of the Nostoc cf. commune SO-36 genome:
- a CDS encoding cytotoxic translational repressor of toxin-antitoxin stability system, with product MSLEMRYARSFLLDLKNLEPAAYERVHDFVFIELAQKWQLSDLKELRQLDSEGIFHRFTLDNYLIGIEIRGEIVKFLRVIPMPDV from the coding sequence GTGAGTCTGGAAATGCGCTATGCAAGGTCCTTTTTACTAGACCTGAAAAATCTAGAACCTGCCGCCTACGAGCGGGTGCATGATTTTGTGTTTATTGAGTTAGCCCAAAAGTGGCAGTTGAGCGATTTAAAAGAGCTACGACAGCTAGATAGTGAAGGCATTTTTCACCGCTTTACCCTCGATAATTATCTGATTGGTATAGAAATTAGAGGTGAAATTGTGAAATTTCTGCGTGTCATCCCTATGCCAGATGTTTAA
- a CDS encoding DUF981 family protein gives MFIDYITLMLINMVAGLFLLADYVYRGIDSSNQRQWIPGFGITGAIALTTGLHMSFTWPVMSSFNIAFGETSVLFGILFVAAAIALAQGWDLLTIAIYGFFAGAVAIVVGIRIINLNMTKQPLLSGIGFILTGLGGIFAAPTLYWKTNRTWRLIGVAVLIVAALIWALTGYLAYWNHLEGFQKWVPAPMR, from the coding sequence GTGTTTATCGACTACATCACCCTCATGTTAATCAACATGGTAGCTGGGTTATTTCTACTCGCTGACTATGTGTATCGTGGTATAGATAGTTCTAATCAGAGACAGTGGATTCCCGGCTTTGGAATTACGGGTGCGATCGCACTCACAACTGGTTTACACATGAGCTTCACCTGGCCAGTAATGAGTAGCTTTAACATTGCCTTCGGTGAGACAAGTGTCTTATTTGGAATCTTATTTGTTGCGGCTGCGATCGCACTTGCTCAAGGTTGGGATTTATTGACAATAGCAATTTACGGCTTCTTTGCTGGTGCAGTTGCGATCGTAGTAGGTATCCGCATCATCAACTTGAATATGACAAAGCAACCGCTTTTATCGGGAATCGGCTTTATTTTAACCGGCTTAGGTGGTATTTTTGCAGCGCCAACTCTCTATTGGAAAACTAACCGAACTTGGCGGCTAATCGGCGTAGCAGTCCTGATAGTAGCCGCTTTAATTTGGGCATTGACTGGATATTTGGCTTATTGGAATCATTTAGAGGGTTTTCAAAAGTGGGTTCCAGCGCCGATGCGGTAA
- a CDS encoding glutamyl-tRNA reductase, with protein MNIAVVGLSHKTAPVEVREKLSIPEPQIESAIAQLASYPHIDEVAILSTCNRLEIYIVTSEADQGIREITQFLAEYSKLPVLSLRQHLFMLLHDDAVMHVMRVAGGLDSLVLGEGQILAQVKTTHKLGQQYSGIKTILNRLFKQALTAGKRVRTETSIGTGAVSISSAAVELAQIKVANLAACRVVILGAGKMSRLLVQHLISKGAVEISIVNRSRDRAQELAKLFPQQPINIHPLSEMMSVIADSDLVFTSTSATEPILDRAKLEMVLEVQRSLMLFDISVPRNVDADVNELENVQAFNVDDLKAVVAQNYESRRKIAQEAEKLLEEEVEAFDIWWRSLETVTTISCLRNKVETIREQELEKALSRLGSEFAEKHQEVIEALTRGIVNKILHDPMVQLRSQQDVEARRRCMQTLQMLFNLDAEEQFS; from the coding sequence ATGAATATAGCAGTGGTGGGGTTAAGTCATAAAACAGCCCCAGTAGAAGTCCGGGAAAAACTGAGCATTCCAGAACCACAAATTGAAAGTGCGATCGCTCAACTGGCCAGCTATCCCCATATTGACGAAGTTGCAATTCTTAGCACTTGTAACCGTCTGGAAATTTACATTGTCACCAGTGAAGCAGACCAAGGTATCCGAGAAATAACGCAGTTTCTTGCGGAATACAGTAAACTACCCGTGCTTTCTCTGCGACAACATTTATTTATGCTGCTACATGATGATGCAGTGATGCACGTTATGCGGGTAGCAGGTGGTTTAGATAGTCTGGTACTCGGAGAAGGTCAAATTCTGGCTCAGGTGAAGACTACTCACAAACTGGGACAGCAATATAGTGGTATAAAAACCATTTTGAATCGATTATTTAAACAAGCGTTAACAGCTGGTAAGCGGGTTCGTACTGAAACTAGTATTGGTACTGGTGCTGTCTCGATCAGTTCGGCTGCTGTGGAGTTAGCACAAATTAAAGTAGCAAATTTAGCTGCTTGCAGAGTAGTAATTCTGGGTGCTGGTAAAATGTCGCGGCTGCTGGTGCAACACCTCATTTCTAAAGGTGCTGTGGAAATTAGTATTGTAAATCGCTCTCGCGATCGCGCCCAAGAATTAGCAAAGCTGTTCCCTCAGCAACCGATCAATATTCATCCGCTATCGGAAATGATGAGCGTAATTGCCGATAGCGATTTGGTATTTACAAGTACTTCAGCAACAGAGCCAATACTTGACCGTGCCAAATTGGAAATGGTGTTAGAAGTTCAGCGCTCTTTAATGTTATTTGATATTTCTGTGCCGCGTAATGTTGATGCGGATGTAAATGAATTGGAAAATGTGCAAGCGTTTAATGTGGATGATTTGAAGGCTGTAGTAGCGCAAAACTACGAAAGCCGTCGCAAGATTGCACAAGAAGCAGAGAAACTTTTAGAAGAAGAAGTCGAAGCCTTTGATATTTGGTGGCGCAGTTTAGAAACTGTTACCACTATTAGCTGTCTGCGAAATAAAGTCGAAACCATCCGCGAACAAGAGTTAGAAAAAGCTTTGTCGAGATTGGGTTCGGAATTCGCTGAGAAGCATCAAGAGGTTATCGAAGCATTAACGCGGGGAATTGTCAATAAAATTTTACATGATCCAATGGTACAGTTGCGATCGCAGCAAGATGTGGAAGCTAGACGGCGCTGTATGCAAACTCTGCAAATGCTGTTCAACCTGGATGCAGAGGAACAATTTAGTTAA
- a CDS encoding Uma2 family endonuclease, whose translation MQLETQKFYYTPEEYLELEEKAEYKSEYRDGEIVPMTGGTTNHNKIALNLAASLKIALRHKNYDVYIGDVRLWIPRYRQHTYPDVMVIEGQPIYTGTSTTTVMNPMLITEVLSKSTKNYDQGDKFLYYRSIPEFKEYILIDQYQYHVMQYVKTAESQWSFTELEHESAILSLQTVDFQIELRDLYEQVNFAENNED comes from the coding sequence ATGCAGTTAGAAACACAAAAATTTTATTATACACCTGAAGAGTATTTAGAACTTGAAGAAAAAGCAGAATATAAAAGCGAATACCGTGATGGAGAAATTGTACCGATGACGGGTGGCACTACAAATCATAATAAAATTGCTTTAAATTTAGCTGCATCCTTAAAAATTGCTTTAAGGCATAAAAATTATGATGTTTATATTGGTGATGTGCGTTTGTGGATACCCCGTTATCGGCAGCATACATATCCTGATGTGATGGTGATTGAGGGACAACCTATTTATACGGGAACCAGCACAACAACGGTTATGAACCCGATGCTAATTACTGAAGTTTTATCTAAATCGACTAAAAATTATGACCAAGGCGATAAGTTTCTTTATTATCGCTCTATTCCAGAATTCAAGGAATATATTTTAATTGACCAATATCAATATCATGTGATGCAGTATGTAAAAACTGCGGAAAGTCAATGGTCATTTACTGAACTTGAACATGAATCTGCGATTTTATCACTGCAAACAGTTGATTTTCAAATTGAATTGCGCGACCTTTATGAGCAAGTTAATTTTGCAGAAAACAACGAAGATTAA
- the glpX gene encoding class II fructose-bisphosphatase, giving the protein MENTLGLEIIEVVEQAAIASSKWMGKGEKNIADQVAVEAMRERMNKIHMRGRIVIGEGERDDAPMLYIGEEVGICTQPDAANFCNPDELIEIDIAVDPCEGTNLVAYGQPGSMAVLAISEKGGLFAAPDFYMKKLAAPPAAKGKVDINKSATENLKILAECLERSIEELVIVVMKRERHNDLIKEIREAGARVALISDGDVGAAISCGFAGTNIHALMGIGAAPEGVISAAAMRALGGHFQGQLIYDPAVVKTGLIGESREANIDRLKSMNINDPDKVYDAHELASGKTVLFAASGITSGNLMQGVRFFNGGARTQSLVISNQSKTARFVDTIHMFGEPKSLQLN; this is encoded by the coding sequence GTGGAAAATACACTTGGGTTAGAGATTATTGAAGTAGTAGAGCAAGCCGCGATCGCTTCCTCGAAATGGATGGGCAAAGGCGAAAAAAATATCGCCGACCAGGTAGCTGTGGAAGCTATGCGGGAGCGGATGAATAAAATCCACATGCGCGGTCGCATCGTTATTGGAGAAGGCGAACGCGATGACGCGCCGATGCTATACATCGGGGAAGAAGTTGGTATCTGTACCCAACCAGATGCCGCAAATTTTTGTAACCCTGATGAATTAATTGAAATTGATATCGCCGTTGACCCCTGTGAAGGTACGAACTTGGTAGCTTATGGACAACCTGGTTCGATGGCTGTGTTAGCAATTTCTGAGAAGGGTGGATTATTTGCTGCTCCTGACTTCTACATGAAGAAGTTAGCAGCACCTCCCGCAGCTAAAGGCAAGGTAGACATCAACAAGTCAGCAACAGAAAACCTGAAGATTCTCGCTGAGTGTCTAGAACGCTCGATTGAAGAACTTGTGATCGTAGTCATGAAGCGCGAACGCCACAACGATTTAATTAAAGAAATCCGTGAGGCTGGAGCCAGAGTCGCCCTAATTTCAGACGGTGATGTGGGTGCAGCTATCAGCTGCGGTTTTGCTGGAACTAATATCCACGCGCTGATGGGTATCGGTGCGGCTCCTGAAGGTGTAATCTCGGCAGCAGCAATGCGTGCTTTGGGTGGACACTTCCAAGGTCAACTGATTTACGATCCCGCAGTCGTAAAAACAGGTCTGATTGGAGAAAGCAGAGAAGCCAATATTGATCGCTTAAAGTCTATGAATATCAATGACCCCGATAAGGTTTATGATGCTCATGAACTAGCATCTGGTAAAACTGTTCTGTTCGCGGCTAGCGGTATTACCAGTGGTAATCTCATGCAAGGTGTACGTTTCTTCAACGGCGGAGCCAGAACTCAAAGCTTGGTAATTTCCAACCAGTCGAAAACTGCTCGATTTGTTGATACGATTCACATGTTTGGTGAACCTAAGTCTCTCCAACTGAACTAA
- a CDS encoding DUF2087 domain-containing protein, translating into MQPEQFNILLRFFKALADDSRLKIVGILANQECSVEELAALLQLKEPTVSHHLAKLKELNLVTMRPEGNSRLYQLDSEALQSISKEIFTPEKIASLIEDVDTEAWESKVLKNYFEDNRLKEIPASRKKRLVILKWLANQFDVGVNYPERLVNDILKRYHIDCATLRRELIACQLMQRENGVYWRIT; encoded by the coding sequence ATGCAACCAGAGCAATTCAATATTTTACTGCGCTTTTTCAAGGCATTAGCGGATGATAGCCGATTGAAGATTGTAGGTATCCTGGCAAATCAGGAGTGCAGCGTCGAAGAATTGGCGGCGCTACTGCAACTCAAAGAACCGACGGTATCTCATCATTTAGCGAAACTTAAAGAGCTAAATTTGGTGACAATGCGTCCCGAAGGTAATAGCCGTCTATATCAATTGGATAGCGAGGCTTTACAAAGCATTAGTAAGGAAATTTTCACACCTGAGAAAATAGCATCCTTGATTGAGGATGTGGATACTGAAGCTTGGGAAAGCAAAGTGTTGAAAAACTATTTTGAGGACAATCGCCTAAAAGAAATTCCTGCTAGTCGAAAAAAGCGTTTAGTTATTCTTAAGTGGTTAGCAAACCAGTTTGATGTAGGAGTAAACTACCCTGAGCGTTTGGTAAATGATATTCTCAAACGCTACCATATTGACTGCGCCACCCTGCGACGAGAGTTAATTGCTTGCCAGTTAATGCAGCGAGAGAATGGGGTTTATTGGCGTATAACATAG
- a CDS encoding ABC transporter ATP-binding protein yields the protein MVNNYSSPLPLLAATGLSKSFGGVKAVNEAKIEVAKGSITGLIGPNGAGKTTLFNLLSNFIRPDKGRVIFDGEPIHSLQPYQIAQQGVIRTFQVARTLSRLSVLENMLLAAQKQTGENFWQVQLQPHIVAKEEKQLEERAMFLLESVGLAKKAHDYAGCLSGGQRKLLEMGRALMTNPKLILLDEPAAGVNPKLIDDICDRIITWNREDGMTFLIIEHNMDVIMSLCDRVWVLAEGQNLADGTPAEIQTNPKVLEAYLGK from the coding sequence TTGGTAAATAACTATTCATCGCCACTTCCCCTTTTGGCAGCCACTGGACTTTCTAAAAGCTTTGGTGGTGTCAAAGCAGTTAATGAGGCGAAAATCGAAGTTGCTAAAGGCAGCATCACGGGCTTAATTGGCCCCAATGGTGCTGGTAAAACCACTTTATTTAACTTACTCTCAAACTTTATTCGCCCAGATAAGGGACGAGTAATTTTTGACGGCGAACCGATTCACAGTTTGCAACCATATCAAATTGCCCAGCAGGGAGTAATCCGCACTTTTCAGGTTGCACGGACTCTCTCGCGGTTGTCGGTGTTAGAAAATATGCTGCTGGCGGCGCAAAAACAAACTGGTGAAAATTTTTGGCAAGTGCAGTTGCAACCGCATATTGTCGCTAAGGAAGAAAAGCAACTCGAAGAACGGGCAATGTTTTTATTAGAATCGGTGGGTTTGGCAAAAAAAGCGCACGATTATGCTGGTTGCCTGTCTGGTGGACAACGCAAGCTGCTAGAAATGGGACGGGCGCTGATGACTAATCCCAAGTTAATTTTGTTGGATGAACCGGCGGCTGGGGTGAATCCGAAACTGATTGATGATATTTGCGATCGCATTATCACTTGGAACCGTGAAGATGGGATGACCTTTTTGATTATCGAACACAATATGGATGTGATTATGTCCTTGTGCGATCGTGTTTGGGTACTTGCCGAAGGACAGAATTTGGCTGACGGTACACCAGCAGAAATTCAAACTAATCCCAAAGTTCTAGAAGCTTATTTGGGTAAATAA
- a CDS encoding branched-chain amino acid ABC transporter permease, translated as MVDYLIFLAISTALFALFALGLNLQWGFTGLINFGHIAFMTLGAYTTVLLSLKGVPLLISAVAGAIVAALLGLVIGFATLRLREDYLSIVTIGTGELIRLVVNNQELPVGDTWISGAFGVQSYSIPLSTEPNLFVRLGMIGLLTLLTAVTFFTLWRWIRNTQISRTTDLGKRTTSKQEFISRLGVAIVLAVLAAAIYISGVIGLYNYNPKAGLMLVLLLVLAFVYWRLEILVRSPWGRILKAIREDEEIPKALGKNVFWYKLQSLMLGGAIAGIAGAFFAWQLGAIYPDNFQPQITFDTWIMVILGGSGNNVGTILGAVIFFAYDALTREVLPRIVPLDEARLGAFRIMVIGLILMVLMIWRPQGILGKKEELTLGK; from the coding sequence ATGGTTGACTATCTCATTTTCTTAGCAATTTCTACAGCACTTTTTGCTCTATTCGCACTAGGACTCAATTTACAGTGGGGCTTTACGGGGTTAATTAACTTTGGTCATATTGCTTTTATGACCCTGGGAGCATATACAACCGTATTGTTAAGCTTGAAGGGCGTACCTTTACTGATATCGGCAGTAGCTGGAGCAATTGTCGCCGCCTTGTTGGGTTTGGTAATTGGTTTTGCAACTCTACGCTTGCGAGAAGATTATCTGTCAATTGTCACTATTGGTACGGGCGAATTAATTCGTTTGGTGGTGAATAACCAGGAATTACCTGTGGGTGACACCTGGATTTCTGGGGCATTTGGTGTGCAAAGTTATTCCATACCCCTATCCACAGAGCCAAATTTGTTTGTCAGATTAGGAATGATTGGATTGTTAACGCTATTAACTGCTGTAACTTTTTTTACGTTATGGCGATGGATTCGCAACACCCAAATATCTCGGACTACTGATTTAGGTAAAAGGACAACTAGCAAGCAAGAATTTATATCCCGCTTGGGTGTGGCAATTGTTTTAGCAGTTTTGGCAGCAGCGATTTATATTTCTGGGGTAATCGGACTGTATAATTACAACCCAAAAGCCGGTTTAATGCTGGTGTTACTGCTGGTTTTAGCATTTGTATACTGGCGGTTAGAAATTTTGGTGCGATCGCCTTGGGGTAGAATTCTCAAAGCCATCCGTGAAGATGAAGAAATTCCCAAAGCGCTGGGAAAAAATGTCTTTTGGTATAAATTACAATCTCTCATGTTAGGGGGTGCGATCGCGGGTATCGCTGGTGCTTTTTTTGCTTGGCAACTGGGTGCTATTTACCCTGATAACTTTCAACCCCAAATTACCTTTGACACATGGATTATGGTGATTTTAGGCGGTTCTGGTAATAACGTTGGCACAATATTAGGTGCGGTAATTTTCTTTGCTTATGATGCGCTGACGCGGGAAGTTTTACCTAGAATCGTCCCCCTTGATGAAGCCCGTTTGGGTGCATTTCGGATCATGGTAATCGGACTAATTTTGATGGTACTGATGATTTGGCGTCCTCAAGGTATCTTAGGGAAAAAGGAGGAACTTACTCTTGGTAAATAA
- a CDS encoding glucose-6-phosphate isomerase, with protein sequence MDARALWQRYQNWLYFHEGLGLYLDISRIRFDDAFVESLQPKFDKAFADMAQLEKGAIANPDENRMVGHYWLRNPDLAPTPELTQEIVQTLEQIEAFAEKVQTGAIHPPGASRFTDIISIGIGGSALGPQFVAEALAPDFPPLKLHFIDNNDPAGIDRVINHLRDSLASTLVLVISKSGGTPEPRNGMIEVKKAYAENNLQFAQYAVAITSVDSNLDKLAKDEGWLARFPMYDWVGGRTSEMSAVGLVPAALQGIDVRAMLDGAKEMDDATRVPDVKNNPAALLALSWYFAGNGKGEKDMVVLPYKDSLFLFSRYLQQLVMESLGKEKDLDGKVVHQGIAVYGNKGSTDQHAYVQQLREGVANFFATFIEVLEDRQGPSTEVDPGVTSGDYLSGFLQGTRQALYENHRDSITVTIPQVNPRTVGALIALYERAVGLYASLVNVNAYHQPGVEAGKKAAASILDLQTRVVAVLQKEKAPISLDELAKKAGASEQVEAIYKILRHIHANQRGVVLQGDLQKPGSLKVSAS encoded by the coding sequence ATGGATGCTAGGGCACTTTGGCAACGATACCAAAACTGGTTATATTTCCACGAGGGATTGGGACTTTACTTAGACATAAGTCGAATTCGGTTTGATGATGCCTTTGTGGAATCGTTGCAGCCGAAGTTTGACAAGGCGTTTGCGGATATGGCTCAACTGGAGAAGGGCGCGATCGCAAATCCTGACGAGAATCGCATGGTTGGACACTATTGGCTGCGAAATCCTGATTTAGCACCAACTCCAGAACTTACACAAGAAATTGTCCAAACCCTAGAACAAATCGAAGCCTTTGCCGAAAAAGTCCAAACAGGTGCTATTCATCCTCCCGGAGCAAGCCGCTTCACGGATATTATCTCCATTGGCATTGGTGGTTCCGCCCTCGGCCCCCAATTCGTCGCTGAAGCTCTCGCTCCTGATTTCCCGCCCCTGAAACTTCACTTTATCGATAACAACGATCCAGCAGGTATCGATCGCGTTATCAATCATTTACGAGATAGCCTCGCCAGCACTTTGGTATTGGTGATTTCCAAATCTGGGGGAACACCGGAACCTCGTAACGGCATGATTGAAGTTAAAAAAGCCTACGCCGAAAACAATTTGCAATTTGCTCAATATGCGGTAGCAATTACCAGCGTTGATAGCAACCTCGATAAACTGGCCAAAGATGAAGGTTGGCTGGCCAGATTTCCTATGTATGACTGGGTAGGAGGACGCACCTCAGAAATGTCTGCTGTGGGGCTAGTACCAGCCGCATTACAGGGCATTGATGTTCGCGCTATGCTAGATGGCGCAAAAGAAATGGATGACGCTACTCGCGTCCCAGATGTGAAAAATAACCCAGCCGCCTTACTTGCTTTATCTTGGTACTTTGCAGGTAACGGAAAGGGCGAAAAAGATATGGTTGTCCTACCTTACAAGGACAGCTTATTTTTATTCAGTCGCTATTTGCAACAACTGGTGATGGAATCTTTGGGCAAAGAAAAAGACTTAGACGGCAAGGTTGTCCATCAAGGCATCGCTGTTTATGGCAACAAAGGCTCAACAGACCAACACGCTTACGTCCAGCAGTTGCGTGAGGGTGTAGCGAATTTCTTTGCTACCTTCATCGAAGTGTTGGAAGATCGGCAGGGGCCATCCACTGAAGTAGATCCGGGAGTTACATCAGGCGATTATCTTTCCGGTTTTCTCCAAGGAACCCGACAAGCGCTTTATGAAAATCACCGCGATTCGATTACAGTCACCATTCCCCAAGTTAACCCGCGAACTGTAGGGGCATTAATTGCTTTGTATGAACGCGCTGTTGGTTTATACGCTAGCTTGGTTAACGTCAACGCCTATCATCAACCGGGTGTAGAAGCTGGGAAAAAAGCTGCTGCCTCCATTCTCGATTTGCAAACACGAGTAGTAGCAGTGTTGCAAAAAGAAAAAGCTCCCATTTCTCTTGACGAACTCGCAAAGAAAGCAGGCGCATCAGAACAAGTTGAGGCAATTTACAAGATTTTGCGTCATATCCATGCCAATCAGCGAGGTGTAGTTTTGCAAGGTGATCTTCAGAAACCCGGTAGTTTGAAAGTTTCTGCTAGCTGA
- a CDS encoding nucleoside deaminase, which produces MDELSALELAKSAGDAGEIPVGAVIIDSTGKLLAQRENRKERDKDPTAHAEILALKTAATTLQNWHLNECTLYVTLEPCPMCAGAILQARLRLVVYGVDDTKTGAIRTVINIPDSAASNHRLQVIGGILESACRQQLQTWFATRRRKVN; this is translated from the coding sequence ATGGATGAGTTGAGTGCGCTTGAATTAGCAAAATCAGCCGGTGATGCAGGTGAAATCCCTGTCGGTGCTGTTATCATTGATTCAACAGGCAAATTGCTGGCACAAAGAGAAAACAGAAAAGAGCGCGACAAAGACCCTACCGCTCATGCGGAAATTCTCGCTCTCAAGACAGCTGCAACAACTTTACAAAACTGGCATCTTAATGAATGCACCCTCTATGTTACTCTCGAACCTTGTCCAATGTGTGCAGGTGCTATATTGCAAGCGCGACTAAGACTAGTTGTATATGGAGTAGACGATACAAAAACTGGCGCAATTCGTACTGTTATTAACATACCCGATAGTGCTGCTTCTAATCACCGCTTACAAGTAATCGGAGGCATCCTGGAGTCAGCTTGTCGTCAGCAATTACAGACTTGGTTTGCCACTAGGCGGCGTAAAGTAAACTAA